A single window of Arvicola amphibius chromosome 15, mArvAmp1.2, whole genome shotgun sequence DNA harbors:
- the Mmp2 gene encoding 72 kDa type IV collagenase isoform X2 produces the protein MEAGMAWGALTGPLRILCVLGCLLGRAIAAPSPIIKFPGDVAPKTDKELAVQYLNTFYGCPKESCNLFVLKDTLKKMQKFFGLPQTGDLDQNTIETMRKPRCGNPDVANYNFFPRKPKWDKNQITYRIIGYTPDLDPETVDDAFARALQVWSDVTPLRFTRIHDGEADIMINFGRWEHGDGYPFDGKDGLLAHAFAPGTGVGGDSHFDDDELWTLGEGQVVRVKYGNADGEYCKFPFLFNGREYNSCTDTGRSDGFLWCSTTYNFEKDGKYGFCPHEALFTMGGNGDGQPCKFPFRFQGTSYNSCTTEGRTDGYRWCGTTEDYDRDKKYGFCPETAMSTVGGNSEGAPCVFPFTFLGNKYESCTSAGRNDGKIWCATTATYDDDRKWGFCPDQGYSLFLVAAHEFGHAMGLEHSQDPGALMAPIYTYTKNFRLSQDDIKGIQELYGPSPDADTDTGTGPTPTLGPVTPEICKQDIVFDGIAQIRGEIFFFKDRFIWRTVTPRDKPSGPLLVATFWPELPEKIDAVYEAPQEEKAVFFAGNEYWVYSASTLERGYPKPLTSLGLPPDVQRVDAAFNWSKNKKTYIFAGDKFWRYNEVKKKMDPGFPKLIADSWNAIPDNLDAVVDLQGGGHSYFFKGAYYLKLENQSLKSVKFGSIKSDWLGC, from the exons ATGGAGGCAGGAATGGCGTGGGGAGCGCTCACCGGCCCTCTGCGGATTCTCTGCGTCCTGGGCTGCCTGCTGGGTCGAGCCATCGCTGCACCATCGCCCATCATCAAGTTCCCTGGCGATGTCGCCCCCAAAACAGACAAAGAGTTGGCAGTG CAATACCTGAATACTTTCTATGGCTGTCCCAAGGAGAGTTGCAACCTCTTTGTACTGAAGGACACCCTCAAGAAGATGCAGAAGTTCTTTGGGCTGCCCCAGACAGGTGACCTGGACCAGAACACCATCGAGACCATGCGGAAGCCACGCTGTGGCAACCCAGATGTGGCCAACTACAACTTCTTTCCCCGAAAGCCCAAGTGGGACAAGAACCAGATCACATACAG GATCATTGGTTACACACCCGACCTGGATCCCGAGACAGTGGATGATGCCTTTGCCCGGGCCTTACAAGTATGGAGTGACGTGACTCCACTACGCTTCACTCGCATCCACGATGGGGAAGCTGACATCATGATCAACTTTGGCCGCTGGG AGCATGGAGATGGATACCCGTTTGATGGGAAGGATGGACTCCTGGCGCATGCCTTCGCCCCCGGCACTGGTGTTGGGGGAGACTCTCACTTTGATGATGATGAACTGTGGACTCTGGGGGAAGGTCAAG TGGTCCGGGTCAAGTATGGGAATGCTGACGGCGAGTACTGCAAGTTCCCCTTCTTGTTTAATGGCCGGGAATACAACAGCTGCACTGACACTGGCCGCAGCGATGGCTTCCTCTGGTGCTCCACCACCTACAACTTTGAGAAGGATGGCAAGTACGGTTTCTGCCCCCATGAAG CCTTGTTTACCATGGGTGGCAATGGAGATGGTCAGCCCTGCAAGTTCCCATTCCGCTTCCAGGGCACTTCCTACAACAGCTGTACCACCGAGGGCCGCACAGACGGCTACCGTTGGTGTGGCACCACTGAGGACTATGACCGAGATAAGAAGTATGGATTCTGCCCAGAGACCG CTATGTCTACTGTGGGTGGAAATTCGGAAGGTGCCCCATGCGTCTTCCCCTTCACTTTTCTGGGCAACAAATATGAGAGCTGCACTAGCGCCGGTCGCAATGATGGGAAGATATGGTGTGCCACCACGGCTACCTATGATGATGACCGGAAGTGGGGCTTCTGTCCTGACCAAG GATACAGCTTATTCCTCGTGGCAGCCCATGAGTTTGGCCATGCAATGGGGCTGGAGCACTCACAGGACCCCGGAGCTCTGATGGCGCCTATCTATACCTACACCAAGAACTTCCGCTTATCCCAGGATGACATCAAGGGGATCCAGGAGCTCTACG GGCCCTCCCCTGATGCTGATACTGACACTGGTACTGGCCCCACCCCTACGCTGGGACCTGTCACTCCCGAGATCTGCAAACAGGACATTGTCTTTGATGGCATTGCCCAAATCCGTGGTGAGATCTTCTTCTTCAAGGACCG GTTTATTTGGCGGACAGTGACACCACGCGACAAGCCCTCGGGGCCCTTGCTGGTGGCCACCTTCTGGCCTGAACTCCCAGAAAAGATCGATGCTGTGTACGAGGCCCCGCAGGAAGAGAAAGCTGTGTTCTTCGCAG GGAATGAGTATTGGGTCTATtctgccagcactctggagcGAGGGTATCCCAAGCCACTGACCAGCCTGGGCCTGCCCCCTGATGTCCAGAGAGTAGATGCTGCCTTTAACTGGAGTAAGAACAAGAAGACATACATCTTCGCTGGAGACAAGTTCTGGAG ATACAATGaggtgaagaagaaaatggatcCTGGTTTCCCTAAGCTCATCGCAGATTCCTGGAACGCTATCCCCGATAACCTGGATGCGGTCGTGGACCTGCAAGGCGGTG
- the Mmp2 gene encoding 72 kDa type IV collagenase isoform X1: MEAGMAWGALTGPLRILCVLGCLLGRAIAAPSPIIKFPGDVAPKTDKELAVQYLNTFYGCPKESCNLFVLKDTLKKMQKFFGLPQTGDLDQNTIETMRKPRCGNPDVANYNFFPRKPKWDKNQITYRCQGGAGDAGPAARGMIIGYTPDLDPETVDDAFARALQVWSDVTPLRFTRIHDGEADIMINFGRWEHGDGYPFDGKDGLLAHAFAPGTGVGGDSHFDDDELWTLGEGQVVRVKYGNADGEYCKFPFLFNGREYNSCTDTGRSDGFLWCSTTYNFEKDGKYGFCPHEALFTMGGNGDGQPCKFPFRFQGTSYNSCTTEGRTDGYRWCGTTEDYDRDKKYGFCPETAMSTVGGNSEGAPCVFPFTFLGNKYESCTSAGRNDGKIWCATTATYDDDRKWGFCPDQGYSLFLVAAHEFGHAMGLEHSQDPGALMAPIYTYTKNFRLSQDDIKGIQELYGPSPDADTDTGTGPTPTLGPVTPEICKQDIVFDGIAQIRGEIFFFKDRFIWRTVTPRDKPSGPLLVATFWPELPEKIDAVYEAPQEEKAVFFAGNEYWVYSASTLERGYPKPLTSLGLPPDVQRVDAAFNWSKNKKTYIFAGDKFWRYNEVKKKMDPGFPKLIADSWNAIPDNLDAVVDLQGGGHSYFFKGAYYLKLENQSLKSVKFGSIKSDWLGC; the protein is encoded by the exons ATGGAGGCAGGAATGGCGTGGGGAGCGCTCACCGGCCCTCTGCGGATTCTCTGCGTCCTGGGCTGCCTGCTGGGTCGAGCCATCGCTGCACCATCGCCCATCATCAAGTTCCCTGGCGATGTCGCCCCCAAAACAGACAAAGAGTTGGCAGTG CAATACCTGAATACTTTCTATGGCTGTCCCAAGGAGAGTTGCAACCTCTTTGTACTGAAGGACACCCTCAAGAAGATGCAGAAGTTCTTTGGGCTGCCCCAGACAGGTGACCTGGACCAGAACACCATCGAGACCATGCGGAAGCCACGCTGTGGCAACCCAGATGTGGCCAACTACAACTTCTTTCCCCGAAAGCCCAAGTGGGACAAGAACCAGATCACATACAGGTGCCAAGGAGGGGCTGGGGATGCGGGGCCAGCAGCCCGAGGGAT GATCATTGGTTACACACCCGACCTGGATCCCGAGACAGTGGATGATGCCTTTGCCCGGGCCTTACAAGTATGGAGTGACGTGACTCCACTACGCTTCACTCGCATCCACGATGGGGAAGCTGACATCATGATCAACTTTGGCCGCTGGG AGCATGGAGATGGATACCCGTTTGATGGGAAGGATGGACTCCTGGCGCATGCCTTCGCCCCCGGCACTGGTGTTGGGGGAGACTCTCACTTTGATGATGATGAACTGTGGACTCTGGGGGAAGGTCAAG TGGTCCGGGTCAAGTATGGGAATGCTGACGGCGAGTACTGCAAGTTCCCCTTCTTGTTTAATGGCCGGGAATACAACAGCTGCACTGACACTGGCCGCAGCGATGGCTTCCTCTGGTGCTCCACCACCTACAACTTTGAGAAGGATGGCAAGTACGGTTTCTGCCCCCATGAAG CCTTGTTTACCATGGGTGGCAATGGAGATGGTCAGCCCTGCAAGTTCCCATTCCGCTTCCAGGGCACTTCCTACAACAGCTGTACCACCGAGGGCCGCACAGACGGCTACCGTTGGTGTGGCACCACTGAGGACTATGACCGAGATAAGAAGTATGGATTCTGCCCAGAGACCG CTATGTCTACTGTGGGTGGAAATTCGGAAGGTGCCCCATGCGTCTTCCCCTTCACTTTTCTGGGCAACAAATATGAGAGCTGCACTAGCGCCGGTCGCAATGATGGGAAGATATGGTGTGCCACCACGGCTACCTATGATGATGACCGGAAGTGGGGCTTCTGTCCTGACCAAG GATACAGCTTATTCCTCGTGGCAGCCCATGAGTTTGGCCATGCAATGGGGCTGGAGCACTCACAGGACCCCGGAGCTCTGATGGCGCCTATCTATACCTACACCAAGAACTTCCGCTTATCCCAGGATGACATCAAGGGGATCCAGGAGCTCTACG GGCCCTCCCCTGATGCTGATACTGACACTGGTACTGGCCCCACCCCTACGCTGGGACCTGTCACTCCCGAGATCTGCAAACAGGACATTGTCTTTGATGGCATTGCCCAAATCCGTGGTGAGATCTTCTTCTTCAAGGACCG GTTTATTTGGCGGACAGTGACACCACGCGACAAGCCCTCGGGGCCCTTGCTGGTGGCCACCTTCTGGCCTGAACTCCCAGAAAAGATCGATGCTGTGTACGAGGCCCCGCAGGAAGAGAAAGCTGTGTTCTTCGCAG GGAATGAGTATTGGGTCTATtctgccagcactctggagcGAGGGTATCCCAAGCCACTGACCAGCCTGGGCCTGCCCCCTGATGTCCAGAGAGTAGATGCTGCCTTTAACTGGAGTAAGAACAAGAAGACATACATCTTCGCTGGAGACAAGTTCTGGAG ATACAATGaggtgaagaagaaaatggatcCTGGTTTCCCTAAGCTCATCGCAGATTCCTGGAACGCTATCCCCGATAACCTGGATGCGGTCGTGGACCTGCAAGGCGGTG